The stretch of DNA CTATCATTTTAGATAATATAACAACAGCAGGAACATGTTACAGAAAACCATTTGATCGAATATCAAAGATTTTACATTGTTAgcatcttcaattttttttttaagcttATTATAGCCataataaaatgataatatAGCATAGTCAATTAACCTGTGCTTCAGGGCATATATGGCCAACAACAAATCCATGTGATCCTCCTGAAAATCTCCCATCAGTCAACAAGGCAACTTCCTGCAGCATCCAAATGTAAGAAATGTCAATAATTAGGTCCATTATCAGGGTCTCTtgtaaattacaaaataaaattaaattaagcaTATTTGTACCAGCATTGATAGATAGATAGACAAGGATTCATATTAATTGAGACTCCTACAATATCagaaaaacaacaataaacaaaaacaaagccTCCTTATCCCACTAGGTAGGGTCGGCCACGTGGATCAAATGATGCTATTGAGCTTTATTGTATATCATGTCTACAGTAAGACTGTTTACCCGTAGAAAAGACTATTACAGAGAAAGTAAATAGAATAAACAAAGATATCATAGGTCAGACCTTTCCAAGCCCTGCACCCATTATTGCACTTGTTGGTGTTAACATCTCAGGCATGCCTGGACCGCCCTTAGGTCCCTCTCCCCTAATTACAACCACTTTCCCCTGACAAAGTGGAATATCATATGCAGAGATTCAATTAATCATTTCAATTTAGCAGTGGTTAAATCCGTGTAAAGCGTAACAAGGCAGTGGAAAGAAATACCTTAAAACTTGAAGGATCCTCTGAAATGGCAGCAATCATTGACTCCTCTCCTTCAAATACAAGTGCAGGGCCTGTTGAAAATTCCATGTCATTAACATGTGATTCAGGCAAACATAATTTATCCAAagcaatattttaagaaattcaTAAAATACAGAGAGAAACTTCACCAGAGAAGTATAGCCCCTCTTTTCCAGTAATTTTAGCAACAGAACCCTGTGGGGCAAGGTTTCCGTATAATATTTGAATGTGCGCTGTCTTCTTTATGGGATTTTCTATAGGCCTTATTATTTCCTGAACCACAAATAACACAAAATTTGTAGCTTGCAAGAGATTAATTCATTAACAATCAAATTGTGGGAACTGTGAAGTATTAGCattgataaaattaaacataaatgtCATGATACTCATACCTGGCCCGGGGACAAGGGAGGAACAAGTTCAGAATTTTCAGCAAGTGTCCTCCCAGTAACTATAGAAGGGGTATGTCTATGTTAGTGACATGCATATTCTGCAGGAAAGAATCTTCTTTTCTAAACACACTAAGACAAATGGCCATACCAGTCAAACAGTCCCCCTCTAGAAAGCCTTGCTCAAGAAGGTAGCGGATAACAGCAGGGGTCCCTCCAatctatcaaaaacaaaaatgagtTTCATGCAATATATGATAGAATAGAATAGCATAGGCACCACAAGCATGACATCAAGAAAGATAACAACATCAACCCTTGTTCAACTAAGCAGGATCAGCTACATTTACATTGATAAGAAGTGCCATAATACCATATAATAAACCAAATCTATTTTAAAACTAGTTAAACCTAAATCTTTAAGTTGTTTCTCCAAGAGTTTTTCGGTCAACTCTTAAGTTTTAACTGCTGAGCTTCCCTCCATGTGATTTATCTTGGGATTTATCATGCCTACTCCACATATGACCGAAGCACCTAAGTTGAAATTGCACCATCCTTTCCATAGTGGGTACAACCCCAAATTTCACTATAATTCATTCTTTCTTTATCCTATCCTATATACCCATTGATTGCAATATTTCTCATCTCTACACCATTCACTTTATTTTCTTGAGTTTTTTTACAACCTAATTTGGTACCattgggaaaaaaaaaaagctgaaGCAATACTCCATTagttaacataaaaattaaatacataccTTGTGAACATCTTCCATGACATATTTTCCACTAGGCTTGAGATCTGCAAGGAAAGGAACCTCATCGCTAACCTTTTGGAAATCATCAAGAGACAATTCGATGCCAACAGACCTGCCAAAAGAATTATATGACCTTTCCAATTAGAATTGTTATCTCTGAGTAAGATGTTTGGCACCAAACTTCACTTACTTGGCTATAGCAATTAAATGTAACACAGCATTGGTAGATCCACCAAGTGCCATAACTATAACCATTGCATTGCGTAGTGATTTACGAGTGATGATATCTCGGGGCTTCAAGTCCATCTTCAACAATTCGAGAAGATATTTGCCAGCTAATCGGCACTCATCCAACTTTAATGGATCCTCAGCAGGTGTAGATGAGCTATAGaagtaaaaaataaaggaaaccacgtattttattttatttttcttgggACCAAAAAAGATGAGGAAAAACAATGTCAACCTACATAACATACTTACCTATAAGGAAGAGACATTCCCATAGCTTCTATTGCAGAAGCCATGGTATTGGCTGTATACATTCCTCCACAAGCCCCAGCACCGGGGCAAGAGTTGCGGAGAACATTTTGTCGGTATTGATCGTCAATTGATCCACTCACATATTCACCATAAATCTACAGCAAAATTTCTGGTTAAATGTGACAAAGTGGTATCCAACTTCTGAGATATTCAGGGAAACAGATATATATTAGAAAGTACAGCATTTTAAAGTGCTGACAATTACAAAATTCTCAATTTTTCGATTTAAAGAGGAGCTCCGTTCTTTCTAGGAAGATGGTCCAGACTCCAGACATAGGGAATATGACATCCTAATTGACAATATAAGATTTTCTCTAATAATTTCTTGCAAGTATAAAGGGCCTCAGAGAGAACCAGTTAGtatatgtttttcttttattcattttcatcttttaaCTGTTAAAGGAATATTTTCCACTCTCCTCATTAAGTTCTTTCTTCTATCTCTTGAAAAAACTTGCCTTTGTTTTAAATGGTGCAAAATCAAATATGAAGAAATTAACTAAACAGGAATCACATTAAGACGGAATTTGACTCGAGACATTTATTTCTTATACCTGAAAGGCAGATACTATGTCGAACGTATTACCCTGAAAATGACCAGGCTGCAAAAAGGAATATTACAATAAACATTAGAAAGAATATAAACAACCTCAGAATCAGTAATGACATTTCACAGTTTTACTAAGGAAATGGACAGTTAGGGGGCTGCAGCTGGCTTCACAAACATGTTAATTACATCGATCAAATGAAGTCTAAAACAATTACAAGAAGGCATAGCCAAATTTCCTCCTACCTTTATAGTTCCACCATAAACCATAATGCTTGGTCTGTTGAGGCGGCCCATCGCCATGATTGTACCTGGCATCTGTAAAACTGTGAGATGTATGACTCAACTACTAAAAGAATACAATCTACAACTCCTCCAAAACATACAAAACAAGTAATCACAGCAATACAGCAGAAATTGGAAACTTGACAAGATAACAACTGAGCTATTGCAGACAAATGAACGTattaaccaacaaaaatcaaTCCACCAAATCTGCAAACTAAAGAAACCCAACAAAACAAAGTTAGCAAAAACACCCTCTTTTATCTAATCTACATTCCGGTCTACCGAACTAAATGAACTTCACTCTAAAAAAAAAGCAACCTTTGTATATCCCCATTTACATAAACACAAAATTAAAACCTTGCTTAACAAAAACAGTATGAAAAACAAGTTGAAAAGTGAAGGTAAAAAGTGTTTACATTTTTGTCACAGCCAGGGATGGAGATGTTGCCATCATACCACTGAGCACTCATAACGGTTTCAATGCTATCAGCGATGAGGTCCCTGGACTGCAAGCTGTAGCACATGCCCCTCGTACCCATGGAAATGGCGTCGCTGACACCGATGGTGTTGAATCTGAAGGGGATCATGCCGGCTTCCCTAACGCCTTCTTTAACGGCCTCGGAAAGTTCCAGAAGGTGCATGTTGCAGGTGTTACCCTCGTACCAGACGGAAGAGACGCCAATCTGGGGCTTGTCCATGTCGTCCTCGGAGAGACCCACGCCATAGAGTACGGCCTGGGAGGCTCCTTGGGACTTCGGTTGGGTTATTCGGGAGCTGTACTTGTTGAGCTTTTGGGTGGCGGCGGCGGAGGAGGAGGACTCCGGCGGGGAGTCGACGGTGACGGAGGAAGCGGATTGGGAGGCTCTGATGGAGAAGAAGGGGAGAGTGCGGCGGCGGAGAGTGGGGAGCGAGGTGGGTAAGAAGAGAGTGGACTGCATTGTGTGATGATTGAGAAAAGAGAGGAATGAAGATTCAAGAGTGAAGAGTGAAGAGAGGTTTTAGAGAAGGGGATTGAGGGTTTAGCTAGGGTAGGTATGATTATGAACATGAAATGACAATTGACTCTTAATTTTTTGTCACTTATTACTGTTAGTATTGCAAGTGTGTGTTAAAGTTAGTCTTACatctaagaaaataaaaaagaacgaAAAATTTATAAGATTAGAGATCCATTAATTTAACATCTTAAAATTTTGAGTtggatataaaatattttcatcgTTGATCCAACAATTACCTACTTATGTCTCTTCagcccctttttttattttttaaacttgtTTGGGTGGcgttgaaattttttatttgtcagTGTGCTTCATACAAATTTTAGGAAGATTTTCACATgtgtcatttattttatttaaatattgatatACCATGTATTAAACGGTAATAGATCAAATATTTGTCGTCTAACACGTGATATAATGTCCAAAATATCTCTGAAATAATGTATAAAAAGACTAATATAGCACTCACAAAATGTCAACTTTGTTGTTATATGATGATTGATGAAGGATGTTTCAAGGCAAGCCAAGCTTTCTATGAATTGCAGTTCATGGACTAATTTTTCTAAGGAACCATGAGTTAGTTCGTTGGAATTTTTTGGAATTATTTTGTTGTAACATAATTAGGATTTATAgctgtattttattattttgggatttttttagacattgaaatttatattttctaatataattaaacaatatttatgttataaaaggttattttattttttcttttaagattttaagagattttaatttttactctCTAATAcaataaaacaattttaattaattttataaaagataacttaatctttttaaaaattcatgATTATAGTCTATGTTTTGTAccttaaatttgatatttaaaaatatttttgtctttttaaattaatgttaaaaaatattttaatctcttaaaataaattctgcaaaaattttagtaattattaagTGCATGTTTGGAcgctattattttgttaaaaaaagatctgaaaaaagatctttttttattgcaaatttttagtagtaaaagtaaaagcactagtaaaataaaaaaaatcttttttgagaagctgtaatttacatctttttttaaaagatcttttttccttaaaaaaagatatttttcatgtaataaataaataaaaagtacttttatattgttatacccaaacataattgatagataaaaagacctttttacatgagatatccaaacataaaattacttttacttctctataagatcttttaaaaaaagataactcgaaaaaaaatcttttcttaaaaactcacccaaacaagccctaAGTCATATTcagattttattttctaatacaAATAATCATATTTAAACCTCAAGTGTTAtagtcttttaaaattaatcataaaaaattatttttgttagagtTTTAAAGAGGCTACTTTAATCATTACACTACAAGAGAAATGTTTATTACCGGGTAAAACACTATAATAAGCCaagaagaatgaaattttaCACAAATAAGCCAAATGAAAAATTGGTTCATGAATCTACCAACGCACATTACTATATAGTTCGAATTAGGTTCATTCGAACTCTATTCACACATAATTCGAATCATGTTGATTCAAATTATGCACAAATGTGcacacacactaattcgaatcatgttgattcgaattacattcaCACACGCTGcacatagtaattcgaattgaacAGATTCGAATTACTCATGATTTAATTATgtccattttttattaaaaatttaataattgattaaaaaaattaataatttaaaaattaaaaaatatatattttatttcatgcattaaaaaaaagctaacaaaatattttattacgagacttctttaaaatattagtgagctatcaattcgaatttcatacaatactcttttacgcatttttaatagctcatgaatatttttttataaattttttaaataaatttatttaaattataccacaaaaaaatattttattctatacaaaataattttaaaaatggcttaaaagatgttaggagtattataaaaatttgtaatgtcctaatgacttaggacattaaagaaatactctacatagtcaataataatttagaaattaaaaaaaaatatagttataaccaatatttacctaaattagtaaaatattacaaactttcatagtattcctaacattttttaagcaatttttttaaaattattttgcatagaaaatggcttaaaaatGCCCTTTATTCTAggcaaaacaatttaaaaaaatagcttaaaaaaatgttaggagtactataaaaatttgtaatgtcctagtaatttaggtaaatattggttgtaactatattttttttaatttctaaattagtattgactatgtagagtatttttttaatgtcctaagtcattaggacattaaaaatttttacagtactcctaacatttttttaagtcattttttaaattattttgcctAGAATAAAGTGCATTTTAAGCCATTTTAAGCTATTTTCTAtacaaaacaatttaaaaaatggcttaaaaaatgttaggagtactataaaagtttgtaatattctagtaatttaggtaaatactggttataactatatttttttaatttctaaattattattgactatgtagagtatttctttaatgtcctaagttattaggacattacaaatttttatagtattcctaatatcttttaagccattttttaaaattattttgtatagagtaaaatattttgttagcttttttttaatgcatgaaataaaatatatattttttaatttttaaattattaatttttttaatcaattattaaatttttaataaaaaaatggacATAATTAAATCATGAGTAATTCGAATCTgttcaattcgaattactatgtgCAGCGTGTAtgagtgtaattcgaatcaacatgatttgaattagtgtgTGTGCACGTTTGtgcataattcgaatcaacatgATTCGAATTATGTGTGAATAGAGTTCGAATGAACCTGATTCGAACTATATAGTAATGTGCGTTGGTGGATTCATGAACCAATTTTTCATTTGGCTTATTTGTGTAAAATTTCATTCTCCTTGGCTTATTATAGTGTTTTAccctttattaccattagatttaGCGTCAGACATTACTGTTAGATTTACTAGCAGTTGCAATACTAAATTTGTTATCTACAAAATATTACTGTCAAATTCATATCTTTTACTCTAAATCCAACAGTAACAAATGGCACAGAAAAAAATTTGGTGGGCACGCATTTTACTATCGAATTTAGGGAAAAAAATTCGACTGTAAGGTAATTAAATGAAACGCGCTATTTTGGTCACTAACTATGCATTCGATGATAAATTCACCCGTAGAATTGACCCTAAATTCATAAGCTTGTTTCTACCATGGATGAACTTGTTTTCTCTCTGCGAATTGCTACCTTCATCATTCGCCACCGCCGCTGCTTGTCTTCGTCAACTACGATGctattctttctctttcattCAAATatgtcttctttcttttcttctttcatttttttatattgttggcATTTGCTATATTCTAACCCTACACTCCTCTACCCAATATCCATTGTCACTGTCACCGCTGgttatttacttaaatattaaaaaaattaaatttgaataaagtttaattagattaatggtatacaatttgattatatatcATTAACTGAATGGTTTGAGGTAGAAAATGTGTATGAGGTGTTTAAATTTGGGGTGAAACTTGAGAATATGGTATTTTGAGAAGATTGGATATGAGAGTTGAGTgaaactgaaactttaataaattttaatcataaactttgatgttggaagcaaggttttgaaaaccggaccggaccggccggtttgACCGGTTTAACCGCGAACCGGTGACGCAAACGGTCTGGTCCTCATGTAGAAACCGTCCTGGGAAGAACTGCCAAAGAATCGACGAATCGGCCAAAAACCGGCCGGTTGGGCCAAATCGGTGACCAGCCGGTTCTgcaaaaacgacgccgttttattgttttttttttaaatcctaaacccgACCCGACCCGTGGAACACCCTGCACCCCATCCCCTTTCATCCCCCGAACCCATTCACTCATGATTCAGCTGATTCTGAATCATATTCATCTCACAGTGAGAGAACACAGAAGAGTGAACCCTAGCCGCCCAAACCCTAACTTGCCATCGCACCCTCCTTCGTCGCCGCAGTCACCGGTCATCAGTGCGACTGTGGTCGCCTGGTTCCCTGCCCAGTAGCCCTCCATCTGCGTgtcttcatcttctcaacaCCAGCAGGCAGTAGCCCGTCTCATCGTCTTCATCGTCGCACGGTCCTCAACAGTCAACACCAGTAGCCCTCCGTCGACCCCAGGTGAGTGACTCGTCCTCTGCTCATCTTCTTTGTTATTTGCCTCTGTGAACTTCCTCTATGAAATTGATACTATGTGAACTTCGACTTCCTCTGTCAACTCAGATTTCAGTTTAATTGTGAACTTCCTCTGTTTGTTGGTTAGCATGACTATCAAAAAATCTGTTTGTTGGTTAGCATGAGAAATAAATAATCTGTTTGTTGGTTAGCAGATTTCTGTTTGTTGGTTAGCATGAGAAATaaataatctaaaaattaaCTGGCTGGTTTGCAGAtttttgtttgttggtttgcAGCTCAATTTCTGTTTGTTGCTCAATTGCTGGCTTTGTTTGTAATTGCTGGGTGAAAGTTTAGTATTTTGTGATTATTGGTTAATGTTTTGGTTTGGTGTTCTCTCTTTTCCAAATTTCCCTTCTCTTGTATTTCTGCATGTTGCTGAATTGGTAATCAATAAATTTTCCTTTTTGCTATAAATCGGGACTTTACTAggatttgttaaatttgttgcttgttgctgaatttgttgcttCCCAGTCACAGCATCAGAAGAGAAGCCGGTGAATAAGGTTTTAAACTGAGAAATCATGTGTTGTTGCTTGAATTTTAGGAGAAAGAGCAATGTAATGTATTCCTATGTATGATTCCATAAGACCAAGGTTAAATTAACAATTCAGGTGGAGTTGAGTTTTGTTTATGAGTAATAAATGCACGAAACAAGAATAGGATTgctaattaaatttgaaatttctgATTAGTGACTTGTTAAAGTGCTATTGTTGTTATGCTGTTGTTTCGTTATGGCACTGTTGTTGTTATGCTGCTGTTTTGTAATGGTTGTTGTTGAATGCTACTCTGTTTTCATTGTGTTGTAGTTGCTGATTTTGCTTTGATTTGTAGTTGCTGGTTGTGTTGGTTTTGCTAGCTTTGTTTGTAATTGTTGGGTgaaggtttagtgttttgtaaTTGCTGGCTTTGTTTTGTAATTGCTGGCTTTAGCTGAAGAAATTGGAGGGGCTGGATGAGGAGACATTGATACCTCAGAAGACACCACCACTATCAACATATTAATaagattatataaatttaattgatgacatttaatgtaattttttaaatttgaaaactattttaatatttatgttatactataattatattttagcatgtttatttataatttatttattattttatcttaaaacAGTTTTTTCGGTTGAATCACCAGTTAGATCGGTTGGACCAGTAAACCAGTGAACCAATAGCTAGAGCAGTTTGATGACTAGTCCGATTTTTCGAACCTTGGTTGGAAGTTGTTTGTGAACTTtgaattaaaagttttaaataaattattatggtaaattgtaaaatttaaattttgttggtttaatcattattgaatttaaatctttaaaattatatagtaaaatttaatttaaaaaaaataaaatttaagtttaccGTCAATTAAATCCGTTAgcagttattaatttaattattaataaataatatattaccaTCAAATTTCACTGATTATAAGTTTATACTTTATATCGACGGCTAAATTCGTCGGTAATTAGTGACAGACGAAAAAATCTGCTGTTAAATAATTACCGACGAGATTTATACCATCAGATTTAATTTATTCATCGCTAAATTCGACAGTTCTGGCAACTTTCttataatgttaaaataaactaaattttttctcgtttttaaaattaacatgaAATTTCTAGTTTCTAATTtcttatacaataaaataatattaattaattataaaatgatagtattttgaaaattaaccttaaaatattgtttttttatttaaaatattttaataagttTATTTTGCTCAAccttagttttttaaaaaaaaatatcaaaattatcatgtgtaatataattatacaaCGTTTTACTTTTAAAGtagtattttagtaattttaaaaatgttgtttaaagaatattttaatctttttaaaataaatgctaaaaattattttaattatttaaaatgaactttgcaaatattttaatatttttaaagtagaACACAAGTCTTTTGAAATACAATTAAACAATactaagacaaaaaaaattttagtctttttaatattaacaataaaatactgtttttttagaatattataaaaaattttaatgtttttaataaatttatttaagagaatatttgagtatttttataattaatttaaaggatatattaatattaaagaatatataatatatttttaccacAATAAATTATTTCTGCAGATGATATAGTCCAGATGttaatttatcattaaataatatCCGTATTAAATCAATACGTATTTATTTGTTAACGTATTATAGTAatcagtatttatttattttttaacgtatcgtggcaattattttaaaaaattttgttgtaaAAAATTCACAGTTGTCAAACACATTCAAATGAACCCAGAACCACACGTACCTCCTCCCTGGCTTGTTCATTGATCGGCTCCCATAATAAATAACAGCTAGCTAGCATCCACGCTAACCATCAAATCACATCGGATTTggatcttttaaaattttaattttactttaaggagtaaaatataattttttatttttaaataatttttattttatatttatttttggtttcacttataaaataaataataaaaaatcacattttattttttaaaatgaaattcaaactttagaagatCAAAATTTTACGAAGACAAAGGCACAAAGCTGGTATTAAAAACCTGGATTGTTGGGTGAAGGGAGCAACATGCGAAAACTTTtccaaattttaatataataaataaataatatttgtatgAGTAGTGTTAGAGAATCAATGGTCTAAGCATACAACGTGTACAATATGCTAAATCTTTGgtctatgaataaaataaacatcaccccatactatctagaataaccatccagataccaggataataaacatctcatgtcaTAAAATCACTCATCCAAAAGTTTAAGCTGATTTTGGGATTCaccaaagataaaatttttgacatttcggatctagaactctaataccatgtcatgaaaccactcatcccaaaagcgtaacttgataggacaatgtaacactaatggtcATATATCTAATATTTCATAAACCTTCATCGTAGACATGATACGCTTATGCCATTGACTCCTTAtactttctctatttttatatcattatatctaaatataattaatagataaaataataatttacataaaatatttaaatattaaattattcttattttaaaaaaattcatttaaaaaaatatttttttaaaagtttacgggataaattctttttcttccttcaaagaataaaaataaaaaaagataacttaggaaattattcaatatttttatgagCTAATGCTGAAAATATTGTTATGTATACATTAAATTGGTATCCAAAAATTTAGACATTTAATGTGTCACAAAATAATTAAGTCAGGTGTtatcattcaaaaaacaaaaccaACAATTTTACTCACAAATCACAATTGCAGTTTTTAGGTggaaattatttttcatatggaGAAGTGGTTGGTGTTTTGGGAGATTATTGGAAAGTGGGGTGATTTACCGTGGGGTGGAGGTAGCAGCCACCACGCAGGGGGCGTGCTGTCCAAGCAGCCAAGGCGCGTGTCATCACCGGAGCACCACGCAAGGGGGCGTGCTGAGGCCGCGTGTCATCGCCCAAGCCCGGCGTGGTGACGTGGCAGCCATGCAAAAAGCTGACACCACGGGGGGGCGTGGTGGAGGTGGCAGCGCAGATTTCCAAGGCGGTCTTCCATGCAGGAGACAATCTCCACTCCGGGAAGCAATAAGCAGAGAAAGGGCTCTATATAAGGAGCCTCTTGGTCATTGTACGCGTAATATTGTTTGAGAGTAGGAGAAGGTTGCTGAAGAGAGAGTGTGTTGAAGACTACAAGAGAGATTAGGGATcaagaaagaggagaaagaaggTTGCGGTGGAAAAAAGAGGAACATTGAAAAATAGgaggaaaaaattttttttgtctttattttaaaagatgGTTCGTAATTACTATGCTCCGGAAgaacatattataaattatttgaatcATCCAATTTATGTAAGTTGGTATATTATATCTTTATTgtgttttaattttctgtttttttttatatttaatatagtaacgtatatatatatatttttttattttgaga from Arachis duranensis cultivar V14167 chromosome 4, aradu.V14167.gnm2.J7QH, whole genome shotgun sequence encodes:
- the LOC107482646 gene encoding dihydroxy-acid dehydratase, chloroplastic produces the protein MQSTLFLPTSLPTLRRRTLPFFSIRASQSASSVTVDSPPESSSSAAATQKLNKYSSRITQPKSQGASQAVLYGVGLSEDDMDKPQIGVSSVWYEGNTCNMHLLELSEAVKEGVREAGMIPFRFNTIGVSDAISMGTRGMCYSLQSRDLIADSIETVMSAQWYDGNISIPGCDKNMPGTIMAMGRLNRPSIMVYGGTIKPGHFQGNTFDIVSAFQIYGEYVSGSIDDQYRQNVLRNSCPGAGACGGMYTANTMASAIEAMGMSLPYSSSTPAEDPLKLDECRLAGKYLLELLKMDLKPRDIITRKSLRNAMVIVMALGGSTNAVLHLIAIAKSVGIELSLDDFQKVSDEVPFLADLKPSGKYVMEDVHKIGGTPAVIRYLLEQGFLEGDCLTVTGRTLAENSELVPPLSPGQEIIRPIENPIKKTAHIQILYGNLAPQGSVAKITGKEGLYFSGPALVFEGEESMIAAISEDPSSFKGKVVVIRGEGPKGGPGMPEMLTPTSAIMGAGLGKEVALLTDGRFSGGSHGFVVGHICPEAQEGGPIGLIQNGDVINIDVQKRRIDTLVSDEEMEARKKKWSAPPYKANQGVLYKYIKNVKSASSGCVTDE